In Glandiceps talaboti chromosome 16, keGlaTala1.1, whole genome shotgun sequence, a single window of DNA contains:
- the LOC144447109 gene encoding monocarboxylate transporter 12-like, whose protein sequence is MTPQLGIIALYIQKQYSVANGLAVCGAGIGTLIFTPVWQLLIHSYGWRGAFITFAAINANLCVCGALFKTPDVKIAEANIDIRGKKSVDKGLPDTGVKEEQSLDKKFSLRRLRRVWDFDLFSTYPSFSVLTFGYVFGIGIGFFGAPAHMIARAYSQNVGSERDIALIGSIFGIFGLIGRLMPHIILHLSCRALTSFRLYGLSLLFLGITNVMSSLADSYITTCIYASLFGLFSGMYFTLRPQSMKDVVGCSKLTAGLALSSPFASLSVLIGPPLAGLIYDTTNDYNNSFYFYGVCSLIAGLVCLPFDSILRRYQTRSGRSDDVGVYGKAVDEVCVSDKVVKVEEVEIENMIAGGYDNPVEVELE, encoded by the exons ATGACACCGCAACTTGGGATCATTGCGCTTTACATACAGAAGCAATACAGTGTCGCAAATGGGCTTGCAGTATGTGGTGCTGGAATAGGAACTCTAATATTCACTCCAGTGTGGCAACTACTCATCCACTCATATGGATGGCGAGGGGCCTTTATTACATTTGCTGCCATTAATGCAAACTTGTGTGTCTGTGGAGCACTCTTCAAAACACCGGATGTGAAAATAGCAGAGGCAAACATTGACATAAGGGGGAAGAAATCTGTTGATAAAGGTTTGCCTGATACAGGTGTAAAAGAGGAACAGTCGCTTGACAAGAAATTTTCCTTGAGAAGATTGCGTAGAGTATGGGATTTCGATCTCTTCAGCACATACCCATCATTTTCAGTGCTCACATTTGGATATGTCTTTGGGATAGGTATCGGTTTTTTTGGAGCACCAGCACATATGATAGCGCGAGCATATTCTCAAAACGTTGGTTCTGAACGTGACATTGCCTTAATTGGTTCAATATTTGGCATTTTTGGGCTAATAGGCAGACTAATGCCacacattattttacatttgtcatGTCGTGCATTAACAAGTTTCAGGCTTTATGGATTGTCGCTTCTGTTCCTTGGAATAACCAATGTCATGAGTTCTTTGGCCGACTCCTACATCACAACCTGTATATATGCCTCACTGTTCGGGTTGTTTTCTGGCATGTACTTCACATTACGTCCACAGTCGATGAAAGATGTTGTGGGTTGTAGCAAGTTAACGGCTGGGTTAGCTTTAAGTTCTCCGTTTGCCAGTTTAAGCGTGTTGATTGGCCCACCACTAGCCG GCTTGATATATGACACAACCAACGATTACAATAACTCCTTCTACTTTTATGGTGTGTGTTCATTGATTGCTGGTCTTGTCTGTCTCCCATTTGATTCAATTCTTCGACGGTACCAGACGAGAAGTGGCAGAAGTGATGATGTTGGTGTTTATGGTAAAGCAGTTGACGAAGTCTGTGTCAGTGACAAAGTAGTAAAGGTCGAAGAAGTTGAGATTGAAAACATGATTGCTGGTGGATATGACAACCCAGTAGAAGTAGAACTTGAATAG